GGATGTCGCGGCCGCGCTCCGGGAACAGGATGTTCCGCGTGGCGCCCAGGTGCAGGAACGGCACCGTGAACGCGCGCCCGCGCCAGATCTCGTCCATCACCCCGGTGCCGATGCACGCGGTCCGGTCGGTGCTGGCGAAGCCGAAACGGCGCCGCAGCTCGGGGTGCAGCCGGTCGAACTCGGCACCGAGCGCGCGCTGGAAGATCGAGGTCATGGTGTCTCCAGGAGGGTGAGGGCGGTGGGCGCGGTGGCGGCCACGCGGTCAGGGGGCCGGCGCAGGCAGCGGCGCGCGGCGGGGGTGCCGGGAAGCGGCGGGACGAGCGCGAGCAGGCACCCGGTGAGCACCGCCGCGAACACCGCGACTTCCGCGCTCGCACCGGTTGCCGCGACTGCGGCCGCGGTCAGGGTCACCACCGCTCGTGCGGCCGCTTCGCCGAGCGCGTGCCACAGCGCCCGGCGGGGCGTGATGCCCCGCTCCAGCCAGAGCCGCAGCCGGTCGAAGGACCAGGCCGTGAGCCAGCCGAACAGCGGGCGGAAGGCCAGGTCGGCGAGCGGCCCGAGACGGCCCCAGCCGGGGGTGTAGTCGTATCCGGTGAGAAAGCGCACGCCGGACGGGGTGGGCACGTAGCGCCACCAGCCCGCGCCGTGCCGGATCAGGGTCAGCGGGTGGCCGGAGGCGAAGCGCAACGCGCTGGTGCGGGTGCCGTCGGGGCGGCGGCGCTCCCCCGCGAACACGCCGGTCCCGCCGATCGTCAGGCCGGGCAGCACCCGGGTGGCGTACCGGAAGCGCCGCGGCGTGCCCGGCACCTCCGGCAGGTAGCGGATCTCGCTGAAGCGGGCGTCCCAGCGCTCGTGCCGCGCCGGATCCTGCGATGCCGTCCACACCGTGTCGAGGTCGGCACGGATCGTCGTCTCGATGTACAGCAAGCGGCCCACCCCGGCCTCCGTCCAGATTTTGAGCGTTCGCTCAAGACAGAGGCTAGCAGATTTGAGCGATTGCTCAAGTAGTGATGTTCGTGCAGCAAGAAGGCCCCGCCCACCCGGCGAACCGGTCGGGGCGAGGCCTGCGCCTGCGTTACGAGGTCAGCTCAGCAGCGGCAGCTCGCGGCGGCCGGCCTCGGGCAGGGTGCCCAGGGCCAGCTCGGCGAAGCGGCGGGCGAACGGCTCCCAGACCTCGGCGACGTCGTCCAAGGTGGCCTCGACCCCGGCGATCAGCCCGTCCGCGTCCCAGCCCTGCTCGTCCATCCAGGACCGGTTGCCCTCCACCCAGTCCGCGAACATGTCGAGGTCGCACTCGATGTGGAACTGGGTGCCCCAGGCCCGGTCGCCGATGCGGAACGCCTGGTGCGGGTAGCGCGGCGAGGCGGCCAGCAGGGTCGCCCCGAGCGGCAGCTCGGTGATCTCGTCGAAGTGGTACTGCACCACGTCCGGCGCGAACGGCACCGCCCACCACAACGGATCGGACTCGGCGACGTCCCGCCGGGCGACCAGGCGCGCGCCGATCTCCGGGCCGCTGGTGGAGCGCTCGACCGTGCCGCCGTGGGCCTGCGCGAGCAGCTGGCCGCCCAGGCAGACGCCCAGCGTCGGCACCCGGTGCTTCACCGCCTTGCGCAGCAGCAACTCCAGCTTCGGGAACCACGGCGCGCCGGGCGCGCCACCGGTGGGGAACGCGTCCTGCTCGCCGCCGAGCACCACGAACGCCGCGTACCCGGTCAGGTCGTCGGGCAGCGGGTCGCCCGCGTGCGGGCGGAGCACGGCCAGCTCCAGCCCGGCCCCGGTCAGCCAGCCGCCGAGCCGGCGCAGGTCGTCGGTCGGGTCGTTCTCGATCACCAGTGCGGTCGCCACGCTGCGAGACTAGCCCGGGGCCTGCTCAGGTCCCACAGGCGGCCCGGCTCAGCCGCGGCGCGCGGCCGCCTTGTTGAGCTTGCTCTTCAGCGCGCGGCGGGCCACCGGGCCCAGCTCCTCCACGATCTCCAGCAGCAGGCCGAGCTGCTCCAGCGCGTCCATGGCCCGGCGGGCGCCGTCGCGGTCGACCCCCTCGTACAGCTCCAGCCCGACGAACGAGACGGAGACCGCACGGGCCAGCCCCGGCACGTCGGCCATCTCCGCGAACGGGGAGCCGGCCAGCACCCGGCGCAGCACCGTCTCGATCTCGCCGGTCCACTGGGCGAGCGCGTCGGCGGTGACCCGGGCCAGCTTCTCGTCGTGCTGCGCGCCGGCCAGCATCTGCGCCAGCACCGCCACGTTGCCCAGCTCGCGCTCCTCCTCGTGCAGGGCCCGGCCCACGTCGAGCAGCTCGCGCAGCGAACCCACCGCGGCGAAGCGCTGCCGGTACGCGTCCACGCGGTCCGCGGTGGCCGCCATGCACGCCCTCACCAGCAGGTCGTCGACGCTGCCGTAGTGATAGAAGATCAGCGCCTGGTTGACCCCGGCCGCGGCCGCGATGTTGCGCGCGGACACCCCGGCGATGCCCTGCCTGCGCAGGGTGTCCATGGCACCGTCGAGCAGGCGCTGCTTGGTGTCGGACATGCCACTCCCTCGAAGACGCGGGCCCGGCGCGCGGCGTGGCGCGCGAAGCGGGCGGTGCCGGTCACCCCCCGTTACTTGTGACCGGCACCGCCCGATGTCTGTCGCGTCCCCGACTGCGGGACGCGCAGACTGTCTCGCACCGGTCTGACAAAACAGGCCGAGGCGGCGGCGGTGTCGGGTCAGGACCGTCCCATCAGGAAACACGTCCCGCGCCACACATTTGAGCGATCGATCAAGACTGAGCCTAGCAAGTATTGAGCGTCCGCTCAAACAGTGCGCTCCGCCGCTCAGGGCAGGACGAGCTCCGCGTACACCGGCCGGTGGTCGCTGCCCGGCAGCACCAGCACCTGGAAGTCGCGTACGCCGACGCGCCGGTCGGCCAGCACCCGGTCCAGCGTCACCGGCGGGATCATGTCCCCGTCGTACGGCCCCCAGGTCCCGTGCAGCCCTCGCCCCAGCACCTCCGCCGCGTCCCGGTAACCGGAGCTGATCAGCTCGCGCAGCAGGTGGTGGTCGAGGGTGGCGTTGAAGTCCCCGAGCAGCACCCGCACCGGCCCGTTCGGCGTGGCCCGCGGCTGGTCGTCGTACCCGCGCGCCCACAGCGGCGTCGCGAAGTCCGCCCACGGGGCCAGCGGGTGCGCCGACTCGACCAGCACCGTGCCGCCGCCCGGCACCACGACCTCGGCGTGCGCCTGGCGGAACCCGCCCGGGTTCACCCGCACCCCGCCCTCGCGCAGCGGCAGCCGCGACAGCAGCGCCGACCCCTCCACCCCCGGGACCGAGTAGTCCACCCGGTACGGCAGCTCGTCGCGCATGCCCGCGGCGTCGGCGGCGGCCAGATACTCCGGCGACACCTCCTGCAGGGCGAGAACGTCGACCCGGTGCGTGCGCACGAGCGTCACCAGGTCGGCCGGGCCCGCCGAGCCGACCAGCACGTTCGCGGTCATCACCCGCAGCGCCTGCCCGCGCGCCCCGGCCAGGGCGTCACCGTCGGCGAAGTAGCGGGGCAGCACCACCGCGACCAGCGCCAGCGCGGTCACCCCGGCCAGCGCGGCGGCCGCCCACCGCCGCCACAGCAGCAGGATCGCCAGCGGGAGCAGCGAACCGGCGGCCACGTACGGCGTGAACGCCATCAGCTGCGCCGCCGGATACCAGGAGTCCCAGCCCGCCAGCCGGAAGACCGCCCACACCGCCGCAGGCAGCGCGAGCAGCCACGGCAGCGTACGACCGAGAAACCGTTTCATGCGCCGGATGCTATACATCTCGCGGCCTGCGGGAGGGCGCTTCCTGTGAAGGTTCTGTGCCGGACGCCGGCGCCGTCTCACCGAGCGGCTCCGCCGCGCCCTGGGCTAGGCTCTGCGCCCATGACCGCGACGTTGCACCCCGCGCGACTCCGGCCCGGCGACACCGTGGCCCTCGTGTCCCCCTCCGGCCCGGTGCCCTCGGAACGGGTCGAGGCGGCGGTCGCCGTGCTCACCGGCTGGGGCCTCGCCCCGCGCGTCTACCCGCACGTGCTGGCCCGGCACGGGTACTTCGGCGGCACCGACGAGCAGCGCCTCGACGACCTCAACGGGGCGCTGCGCGACCCCGGGGTGCGGGCCGTGCTGTGCACCCGCGGCGGCTACGGCGCGCAGCGCATCACCGACCGGATGGACCTCGACGCGGTGCGCCGCGACCCGAAGCTGGTCATGGGCTTCTCCGACATCACCGCGCTGCACCTGGCGCTGTGGCAGGGCGCCCGGCTGGCCACCGTGCACGGCCCGGTCGCGGCGCAGTTCGACAAGGGCGCGGACTCCCCCACCGCGCTCGGTGCGCGGCACGCCCTGATGAGCGGCGAGCCGGTGACCGTCTCCGCGGACCCGGCCGAGGAGACCCATGGGGTACGCACCACCGGCCGCGCCGAGGGCGTGCTGCTCGGCGGCAACCTGTCCCTGCTCGCCAGCACCGTGGGCACCCCGCACCAACCCGACCTGACCGGCGTGATCCTGCTCGTCGAGGACGTCGGCGAGCAGCCGTACCGCGTCGACCGGATGCTCACCCACCTGCGCCGCAGCGGCGCGCTCGACGGGGTCGCCGGGATCGCCGTCGGCCAGTTCACCGACTGCGCCGACGCCTGGCCGGTGAGCATCGCCGACGTGCTCGCCGACCGCCTGCTCGACCTGGGCCTGCCGGTGCTCGGCGGCCTGCCGATCGGCCACGGGACCCAGCACACCGCCGTCCCGCTGGGCACGCACGCCGTGCTCGACGCCGACGCGGGCACCCTCACCATCGCGCCCGCCACGGACCGCTGACCCCCGGGCGGCCATATCCTCCGGCGGGTGGCGACTTCTGGATCGCCTCCGCATCACCTGTGTCGCCATCGTGCCGGACCCGATGCCGGGCCGGGCGGCGGGTCAGTAGGGGTTACCCGCCTCGGCCAGCATGACGCAGATGACGATGCCGGCGACCAGGCTGGCGGGCACGCCCAGGGCCCAGCCGATCATGATGCCCGCGCCGACGCCGCCGTCCCGGCGGACGATGCGCCGGATGCCGACGACCAGGGCCGCCACGAGGAGCAGGAACTGCGCGGCGACCCCGCCCAGCACGAAGAACGTGATCGAGTCGCTGTTCACCGACGGCCCGCTGCCCGAGCGCATGCCGAAGGCCAGCACGGCCAGGAGCGGCAGCAGCATCGTCAGCGCGTGCCCGGCCAGCGCGATGCCGACCCCGCGCCAGACCAGCCCGGCGGCCACGCCACGCCCCGGCAGCGGCGCCGCCCCGGCGGCACCGGCCGGACCGCCCGCGACCGGCTGCCCGGGAGCGGCTGAACCGGGCCCACCGGGCGGTGCGGGCGCCACGCCGGAGGCAGCGGGTCCGATCGGTGCGGGGCCGGTCGCGGCGGTGGGCTCGCCGGTGACCGGGGCGACCGCACCGAAGCCGTGCTCGCCCACGCCGGTGGCAGCGGGCTCCGCGGGGGCCGGAGCCGTGGTGACGGCGGCCGGGGTGTCGCGCGAGGGCGGGGTGGGCGCCGCGTAGGGGTTGCGGGTCACGGGATGCCTCCAGATCGGGCGCGGCACGTGACGGCCGCGACGAGGTGCGTGCCGCGCAGCCTATCGCTGCGCGGCACGCGTTCCGCTCGTCCGATCCGGTATCAGGCTCCGGCGGGGGGCGCCGGGGGGAGGACGCCGGTCACCGGGCCGGGCGGCCGATCAGAAGCAGGACGACGCCGACCAGAACTTGCTCGGGCGGAAGTCGGTGTGCGTGTGGTCGCTGTGCCCGGGGTAGCCGGGGCCGAGGATCCCGTTGAACCCGTGGTAGCGGGCCTGCCGGGCCAGGGTGCACAGCGAGTGCGGGCCGGAGCCGAGGTCGGCCGCGTCCCCGTAGAGGTGCCTGCTGTCGGAGGCGCCGCCGACGGCGTTGTTGCAGGCCACGCTACGGAAGCCGGAGGTCACCCGGATGGCCTGGTCGCCGAGGGCGTGCCGCAGCGCCTCCAGGCGCCACATGGCCCGCAGCGCGTTGGCCTTGGCCGTGGCCGCCGAGACGGCGCCGCCGGACCAGGTGCTGTTGCAGGTGTTCAGCTCGGCGTAGCTGAAGTGGATGGGGGTGCAGTCGTCATCCTGCAGGGCGTAGATCTTGTTGTACGTCTGCGGGCCGGCGATGCCGTCGGCGCCCAGGCCGTACGCCTGCTGGAACCGGATGACCGCGTCGCGGGTCTCGGCGCCGAAGACGCCGTCGATGACGATGGTGTTGTTGTAGCCCGGCCAGCCGGCGACGCGGATCTGCAGCTGGCGGACGTCCTCGCCGGACATGCCCGAGGACAGGTTGCGGCCCCAGGTGTAGCAGCCGTCGGCGTGCGCGGGGGACGCGCCGACGAGAACGGCGACCACCGATCCGATGGCCGCCATCACCAGAGCCGTGAACGCCCGGATGAGGGCGTTCTTGCGGGGGGTACGAAGCGACATGGATGGCACCATGCCAACCACGCACATCGATGTCAAGAGTTTACATTTCTTGCGATTACTGCGTAGTATCCTTTCGCAAGCGGGCGGTCATGGCACCTGTTCAGGGGTTCGGGACCAGCTAAAACAGGGCCATGCCGCCCGATGTAACGCCTGTCAGCCGCGCGAGCGCACCCGGCGGTCGCCGCCCGCCGCCGTCACGCCGTAGGCGAGCGCGTCCACCAGCGCCCGCCAGCTCGCCTCGACCACGTTCTCGTGCACGCCGACCGTGGTCCAGTCCCGGCCGTCGGCGTCCACCGTCTCGACCAGCACCCGCGTCACCGCCTCGGTGCCGTGCGTGCCGGCCAGGATGCGGACCTTGTAGTCGGCCAGCTCCAGGCCGGCAAGCTGCGGGAAGTGCCGCTCCAGCGCCTGGCGCAGGGCCTGGTCCAGGGCGTTCACCGGGCCGTTGCCCTCCGCGGTGGCGATCACCCGCTCCCCGCGACCGTGCTGTCCGTTGGGCAGCGAGCTGCCCAGGCGCAGCTTGACGGTCGCCTCGCTGACCACCGCGCCGTCCTCGCGGTGCTCGACGATCACCCGGTACGACTCCAGCGCGAACGGGGTCGTCTGCTCGCCCAGGGACTGGCGCACCAGCAGCTCGAAGGACGCGTCGGCGGCCTCGAAGGACCAGCCTGCCGCCTCCAGCTCCTTCACCCGGTGCGTCACCTTGGACAGCGTGTCGGGCTGACCGGCCAGGTCCAGGCCGAGCTCGCGGCTCTTGAGCTCGATACTGGCCCGGCCGGCCATCTCGGTGACGAGGATCGTCATGTCGTTGCCGACGACGGCCGGGTCCACATGGTTGTAGAGGGCCGGGTCGACTTTGATCGCGCTCGCGTGCAGCCCCGCCTTGTGGGCGAAGGCGGCCGACCCGACGTAGGCCTGGTGGGTGTCGGGTGCGATGTTCGCGATCTCGGCGATGGCGTGCGAGACGTGCGCCATCTGTTCCAGGCAGCCCTCCGGTAGGACGGTCATGCCCAGCTTGAGTTGCAGGTTCGCCACCACCGCGAAGATGTCGGCGTTGCCGGGGCGCTCCCCGTAGCCGTTCGCGGTGCCCTGCACGTGGCGTACGCCCGCCTCCACCGCGGCGATGGTGTTGGCCACGGCGCACGCGGTGTCGTTCTGCGCGTGCATGCCGAGCACGGCCGGGTCGACGCCCAGCCGCTCGGTCAGCTCGCCGATCGCCTTGCTCACCTGCGACGGCAGCATGCCGCCGTTGGTGTCGCAGAGGACCACCCGCTCGGCCCCGGCGTCCAGCGCGGCGCGCACCACGGAGGCGGTGTACTCGGGGTCGAAACGGAAGCCGTCGAAGAAGTGCTCGCAGTCGACGAAGACGCGGCGGCCGTGCGCCCGCAGGTAGGTCACGCTGTCGGCGACCATGGCGAGGTTCTCCTCGGGCGTGGTGCGCAGCGCACGCTCGACGTGGCGCAGGTCGGACTTGGCGACCAGGCAGACCACCGGCGTCTGGGCCGCGAGCAGGCCCGCGATCTGCGCGTCGTCCGCGACGGGCGTGCCCGCCTTGCGGGTGGAGCCGAAGGCCACCAGCACCGCGTTCTGCAGTTCGAGCTCGGTCCTGGCGCGTTCGAAGAACTCGGTGTCCTTGGGCACCGCCCCGGGCCAGCCGCCCTCGATGAACCCGACGCCGAACTGGTCGAGCAGCCGCGCCACCGCGAGTTTGTCGGCCACGGAGTAGGTGATGCCCTCGCGCTGGGCGCCGTCGCGCAGCGTGGTGTCGAAGATCTGCATGTCGTCTGACCTCCAGTGAAGAAGCTTGCTGCAAAACAAAAGACCCCCCGCGGTCGCGGGAGGTCTGCGCGTCGGCAAGGGGCCTGGTTTCCCAGGGGCGGCCGGCGCGCTAGGCGCGAATAATCAGAGCGAGGTGGATCACGTTGGGTAGCGTCCCATTTTTACGGGCCTTGGGCCAGCAACCTCCCGGAATTCGGGACGTCGTGTCGCACGGCGTGGACGCACTCACAGGCTGACCTGGGCGTCGAGCGCGGGCAGCCGCCCTGTGCCCGCCGCCACAATGTCATGATCTGGTAACCCGTGCGGCGCAGGCAGGTGCCTAATCTTGAATGGCTCAAGTAAAGCCCCGCACATGGAGGTACCAGCGTGCTCACCGTCGGCGACCACTTCCCCGCCTACGAACTGACCGCCTGCGTTTCGCTCGACGCCGACAAGGCGTTCGAGACGATCACCAACAAGACCTACGAAGGCAAGTGGCGGGTCCTGTTCAGCTGGCCCAAGGACTTCACCTTCGTCTGTCCGACCGAGATCGCCGAGTTCGGCCGTCTGAACGGCGAGTTCGCCGACCGGGACGCGCAGGTGCTGGGCTGGTCCGTCGACAACGAGTTCGTGCACCACGCCTGGCGCAAGAACCACCCCGACCTGCGCGAGCTGCCGTTCCCGATGCTGGCCGACGTCAAGCGCGAGCTGACCGAGGCGGCCGGCGTGCTGGGCGAGGACGGCGTGCCGCAGCGCGCGACCTTCATCGTGGACCCGAACAACGAGATCCAGTTCGTGATGGTCACCGCCGGTTCGGTGGGCCGCAACGTCGCCGAGGTGCTGCGGGTGCTGGACGCGCTGCAGACCGACGAGCTGTGCCCGTGCAACTGGAACAAGGGCGGCGAGACCCTCGACGCCGGCAAGCTGCTGGCCGCCGCCTGATGGGCCTCGATGCGATCAAGGCGGCGCTGCCGGCGTACGCCCGCGACACCAAGCTCAACCTCGGGACGGTGCTGGGCACCTCCCCGCTGACCGGACAGCAGCGCTGGGGCACCGCTCTGGCCTGCGCGTTCGCCGCGCGCAACGCGTTCGTGCTGCGCGAGATCGCGGCCGAGGCGGCGGACCACCTCAAGCCGGAGGCGATCGAGGCGGCCAAGGGCGCCGCGTCGATCATGGCGATGAACAACGTCTACTACCGGTCCAAGCACCTGATCGGCGACGACGCGTACCAGACGCTCCCGGCCCGGCTGCGGATGCAGATCATCGGCAACCCCGGCGTGGACAAGGCCGACTTCGAGCTGTGGTGCCTGGCCGTCTCGGCGATCACCGGCTGCGGCGTCTGCCTGGAGTCGCACGAGAAGACCCTGATCGGCACCGGCGTCGGCCGCGAGGCCGTACACGAGGCACTGCGCATCGCGGCCGTCGTCCACGCGGCGGCCGTCACCCTCGACGCCGAAGCGGCCCTGGCCGCCTGACGGCGCACGGGCCCGCCGCCGTGCCAGGCGGCAGGCCCCGAAAAGCCCGGCGGGAGACGTCCCGCCGGGCTTTTCCACACCCCTGCCGCGTCGATCTTGCGTGAGCTGTGGGTACGACACGCACTCATCGGACAAATCCATAACACTTCGCGCAAGATCGACGCGATCTTGGCCGGTGAGCGGTGCCACTCGACGATAGTTGAACAGTCAAGTAATCTGGTGGGCATGAGCCGTATGCCGACCATCTACCTCAGCCACGGGGCGCCGCCGCTGGCCGACGACGCGCTGTGGACGCGGCAGCTCGCGGACTGGTCGCGTGATCTGCCCAGGCCGACCGCGATCCTGGTGGTCTCCGCGCACTGGGAGAACGCCCCGCTGGCGATCGGCGCGACCACCACGGTTCCGCTCTACTACGACTTCGGCGGCTTCGCGCAGCGCTACTACGAGGTGCAGTACCCGGCTCCGGGGGCGCCCGAGCTGGCCGCCAAGGTGCGTGACCTGCTGCGCGGTCCGGGGCGGCCGCTGGCCGACGTGCCCGACCGAGGGCTCGACCACGGGGCGTACGTGCCGCTGGTGGAGATGTATCCCGACGCCGACATCCCGGTGCTGCAGATCTCCATGCCCACGCTGGACCCGCGCGAGCTGATGGCGATCGGCAGGCGGCTCGCGCCGCTGCGCGACGAGGGTGTGCTGATCATGGGTTCCGGGTTCTTCACCCACAACCTGCGCGCGGCGATGCCCTTCATGCAGCTCGGCGCGGACGCGCCGGTGCAGGGCTGGTCGGCGGAGTTCGACGACTGGGGCCGGGCCGCGCTGGACTCCGGCGACGTGGACAGCCTGCTGGACTTCCTGGCCAAGGCGCCGTCCGGGCGGATGGCGCACCCCCGCACCGAACACTTCGCCCCGTTGTTCGTGACGCTGGGCGCCGGCGAGGCTGACCTGGCCGAACAGCGTACGGTGATCGACGGCTTCTGGCTGGGCCTGGCCAAACGTTCGGTCCAGCTGGGGTGACCTGGTAGCTGATGTGACGCGGTCCCGGCTTCTGCCGGGCGGTGACGCTGATTACGGTAACGGGGTGACCATCACGCCCGCCGCCGAGCGCAGCATCGCCTTCGCCGCGCTGTTCAACTTCCGCGACCTGGGTGGACTCACCACCAAGGACGGCCGCAA
The Catellatospora sp. IY07-71 DNA segment above includes these coding regions:
- a CDS encoding type 1 glutamine amidotransferase; the protein is MATALVIENDPTDDLRRLGGWLTGAGLELAVLRPHAGDPLPDDLTGYAAFVVLGGEQDAFPTGGAPGAPWFPKLELLLRKAVKHRVPTLGVCLGGQLLAQAHGGTVERSTSGPEIGARLVARRDVAESDPLWWAVPFAPDVVQYHFDEITELPLGATLLAASPRYPHQAFRIGDRAWGTQFHIECDLDMFADWVEGNRSWMDEQGWDADGLIAGVEATLDDVAEVWEPFARRFAELALGTLPEAGRRELPLLS
- a CDS encoding TetR/AcrR family transcriptional regulator — its product is MSDTKQRLLDGAMDTLRRQGIAGVSARNIAAAAGVNQALIFYHYGSVDDLLVRACMAATADRVDAYRQRFAAVGSLRELLDVGRALHEEERELGNVAVLAQMLAGAQHDEKLARVTADALAQWTGEIETVLRRVLAGSPFAEMADVPGLARAVSVSFVGLELYEGVDRDGARRAMDALEQLGLLLEIVEELGPVARRALKSKLNKAAARRG
- a CDS encoding endonuclease/exonuclease/phosphatase family protein yields the protein MKRFLGRTLPWLLALPAAVWAVFRLAGWDSWYPAAQLMAFTPYVAAGSLLPLAILLLWRRWAAAALAGVTALALVAVVLPRYFADGDALAGARGQALRVMTANVLVGSAGPADLVTLVRTHRVDVLALQEVSPEYLAAADAAGMRDELPYRVDYSVPGVEGSALLSRLPLREGGVRVNPGGFRQAHAEVVVPGGGTVLVESAHPLAPWADFATPLWARGYDDQPRATPNGPVRVLLGDFNATLDHHLLRELISSGYRDAAEVLGRGLHGTWGPYDGDMIPPVTLDRVLADRRVGVRDFQVLVLPGSDHRPVYAELVLP
- a CDS encoding LD-carboxypeptidase, producing the protein MTATLHPARLRPGDTVALVSPSGPVPSERVEAAVAVLTGWGLAPRVYPHVLARHGYFGGTDEQRLDDLNGALRDPGVRAVLCTRGGYGAQRITDRMDLDAVRRDPKLVMGFSDITALHLALWQGARLATVHGPVAAQFDKGADSPTALGARHALMSGEPVTVSADPAEETHGVRTTGRAEGVLLGGNLSLLASTVGTPHQPDLTGVILLVEDVGEQPYRVDRMLTHLRRSGALDGVAGIAVGQFTDCADAWPVSIADVLADRLLDLGLPVLGGLPIGHGTQHTAVPLGTHAVLDADAGTLTIAPATDR
- a CDS encoding D-Ala-D-Ala carboxypeptidase family metallohydrolase, which produces MSLRTPRKNALIRAFTALVMAAIGSVVAVLVGASPAHADGCYTWGRNLSSGMSGEDVRQLQIRVAGWPGYNNTIVIDGVFGAETRDAVIRFQQAYGLGADGIAGPQTYNKIYALQDDDCTPIHFSYAELNTCNSTWSGGAVSAATAKANALRAMWRLEALRHALGDQAIRVTSGFRSVACNNAVGGASDSRHLYGDAADLGSGPHSLCTLARQARYHGFNGILGPGYPGHSDHTHTDFRPSKFWSASSCF
- the cimA gene encoding citramalate synthase, yielding MQIFDTTLRDGAQREGITYSVADKLAVARLLDQFGVGFIEGGWPGAVPKDTEFFERARTELELQNAVLVAFGSTRKAGTPVADDAQIAGLLAAQTPVVCLVAKSDLRHVERALRTTPEENLAMVADSVTYLRAHGRRVFVDCEHFFDGFRFDPEYTASVVRAALDAGAERVVLCDTNGGMLPSQVSKAIGELTERLGVDPAVLGMHAQNDTACAVANTIAAVEAGVRHVQGTANGYGERPGNADIFAVVANLQLKLGMTVLPEGCLEQMAHVSHAIAEIANIAPDTHQAYVGSAAFAHKAGLHASAIKVDPALYNHVDPAVVGNDMTILVTEMAGRASIELKSRELGLDLAGQPDTLSKVTHRVKELEAAGWSFEAADASFELLVRQSLGEQTTPFALESYRVIVEHREDGAVVSEATVKLRLGSSLPNGQHGRGERVIATAEGNGPVNALDQALRQALERHFPQLAGLELADYKVRILAGTHGTEAVTRVLVETVDADGRDWTTVGVHENVVEASWRALVDALAYGVTAAGGDRRVRSRG
- a CDS encoding peroxiredoxin gives rise to the protein MLTVGDHFPAYELTACVSLDADKAFETITNKTYEGKWRVLFSWPKDFTFVCPTEIAEFGRLNGEFADRDAQVLGWSVDNEFVHHAWRKNHPDLRELPFPMLADVKRELTEAAGVLGEDGVPQRATFIVDPNNEIQFVMVTAGSVGRNVAEVLRVLDALQTDELCPCNWNKGGETLDAGKLLAAA
- a CDS encoding carboxymuconolactone decarboxylase family protein, with amino-acid sequence MGLDAIKAALPAYARDTKLNLGTVLGTSPLTGQQRWGTALACAFAARNAFVLREIAAEAADHLKPEAIEAAKGAASIMAMNNVYYRSKHLIGDDAYQTLPARLRMQIIGNPGVDKADFELWCLAVSAITGCGVCLESHEKTLIGTGVGREAVHEALRIAAVVHAAAVTLDAEAALAA
- a CDS encoding dioxygenase produces the protein MSRMPTIYLSHGAPPLADDALWTRQLADWSRDLPRPTAILVVSAHWENAPLAIGATTTVPLYYDFGGFAQRYYEVQYPAPGAPELAAKVRDLLRGPGRPLADVPDRGLDHGAYVPLVEMYPDADIPVLQISMPTLDPRELMAIGRRLAPLRDEGVLIMGSGFFTHNLRAAMPFMQLGADAPVQGWSAEFDDWGRAALDSGDVDSLLDFLAKAPSGRMAHPRTEHFAPLFVTLGAGEADLAEQRTVIDGFWLGLAKRSVQLG